One window of the Methylovirgula sp. HY1 genome contains the following:
- a CDS encoding amino acid ABC transporter substrate-binding protein — protein MKHAPWAILLVLIAAVSFGATIAKAGTLGEVKARGHLSCGSNPSLAGFGISDSNGHWTGFDVDYCRAIAAAIFDDPSKVKFIPLTIKNQFTALQSGDVDVLSHNTTWTESRETGHDLLFTGINFYDGQGFMVHQKLNISSVLELSGASICVQQGTTSELNLADFFHTHQMQYEAVTFATVDEAVKAYAGGRCDAFTTDSSALYAARITLPNPSDNVILPEIISKEPFSLAVRQGDDQWLNLVQWVHFAMVDAEEAGITSQNVDSKLASDDPTTRRLLGVEGNYGEGLGLTKDWAYRIIKRVGNYGEIFDRNLGAGSPLKIKRGLNALWSNGGLQYAPPVH, from the coding sequence GTGAAACATGCACCCTGGGCTATTCTATTGGTCCTCATCGCAGCAGTCAGTTTTGGTGCCACTATTGCCAAGGCGGGGACGCTCGGTGAGGTCAAGGCGCGCGGCCATTTGAGCTGCGGCTCCAATCCGAGCCTGGCCGGTTTCGGCATTTCCGACAGCAATGGCCATTGGACGGGGTTCGACGTCGATTATTGTCGGGCCATCGCCGCCGCCATTTTCGATGATCCGAGCAAGGTAAAATTCATCCCTTTGACAATAAAAAACCAATTTACGGCGCTGCAATCGGGAGACGTCGACGTTCTCTCCCATAATACGACTTGGACCGAATCGCGCGAGACGGGCCACGACCTGCTCTTCACCGGAATTAATTTCTACGACGGGCAGGGCTTCATGGTGCATCAGAAGCTCAATATTTCCTCGGTGCTCGAATTGTCTGGGGCATCCATTTGTGTCCAGCAAGGCACGACATCGGAACTCAACCTCGCCGATTTCTTCCACACCCATCAGATGCAATATGAGGCGGTGACTTTTGCGACCGTCGACGAAGCGGTGAAGGCCTACGCGGGCGGCCGCTGCGATGCCTTCACGACCGATTCCTCCGCGCTTTACGCGGCGCGCATTACTTTACCTAACCCCTCCGACAATGTGATCCTTCCCGAGATCATCTCCAAGGAACCTTTTAGCCTCGCCGTGCGCCAAGGCGATGATCAATGGTTGAATCTGGTGCAATGGGTTCATTTCGCCATGGTCGACGCGGAAGAGGCGGGGATCACATCGCAGAATGTCGACAGCAAGCTGGCCTCCGACGATCCGACAACGCGACGGCTTCTCGGCGTCGAAGGCAATTACGGCGAAGGGCTCGGACTGACGAAAGATTGGGCTTATCGGATCATCAAGCGGGTGGGCAATTACGGCGAAATCTTCGACCGCAATCTCGGCGCCGGCTCGCCGCTGAAGATCAAGCGCGGCCTCAATGCGCTCTGGTCCAACGGGGGATTGCAATATGCCCCGCCGGTGCACTGA
- a CDS encoding DUF4239 domain-containing protein: MITSLLLLPVVPMLAVLIAFFGSFAALLVLLSFGPRTGPAVRSFGGVVAPFVGAVAVIFAILLGFLANDIWDRERAAAAAVRTEADSLLSLTALAATFDLPREPLAGAVRNYAQTVVTDEWPAMVRGDSAPAAEFALDRLLKTVARLDLGSAGNGDLRRLLLNAGLAVRRARNHRLDLSRDESEPVKWLMVLVLAVTSQLAVAIVHLDRIRPQIAALVIWTSGVVLVISLLAVHEAPFVPPFAITPAPILHILKVIGGPGMPGAGAT, from the coding sequence ATGATCACGTCTTTGTTGCTTCTGCCTGTCGTACCGATGCTCGCCGTACTGATCGCTTTCTTCGGGAGCTTTGCCGCATTGCTTGTTCTTTTGTCATTCGGACCAAGGACCGGGCCTGCGGTGCGCAGTTTCGGCGGCGTCGTTGCGCCCTTCGTCGGTGCGGTCGCGGTCATCTTCGCCATTTTGCTCGGCTTTCTCGCAAATGACATTTGGGATCGCGAGCGTGCCGCCGCGGCCGCCGTGCGGACGGAGGCCGACAGCCTGCTGTCCTTGACGGCGCTCGCGGCGACCTTCGACCTGCCACGTGAGCCGCTCGCCGGCGCGGTGCGCAATTATGCCCAAACGGTCGTCACCGACGAATGGCCGGCAATGGTGCGAGGCGACAGCGCTCCGGCGGCGGAATTCGCGCTCGACCGGCTCCTCAAGACGGTTGCGCGGCTCGATCTCGGGTCAGCCGGTAATGGCGACCTCCGCCGTCTGCTGCTCAATGCCGGGCTCGCGGTTCGCAGAGCGCGCAATCATCGTTTGGATCTGTCGCGCGATGAATCCGAGCCAGTCAAATGGCTCATGGTTCTGGTGCTTGCCGTGACAAGTCAGCTCGCCGTGGCCATCGTCCATCTTGACCGTATCCGTCCGCAGATTGCCGCGCTCGTGATCTGGACGTCCGGTGTGGTTTTGGTGATCAGTCTGCTCGCCGTCCATGAGGCGCCTTTCGTGCCGCCTTTCGCAATCACGCCGGCACCGATCCTTCATATTCTGAAAGTGATCGGTGGTCCGGGCATGCCGGGGGCGGGCGCAACGTGA
- the dnaE gene encoding DNA polymerase III subunit alpha produces MDSDQAGVAIAGAAAAAASPGSAVLAGFERLQRSVGFVHLHVHSAFSLREGALTIARLAKLAVADSMPALAITDTNSLFGALEFSEKLAKDGVQPIIGLQLTVDFGDGAQLAPRGNESGAGWAHLVLLAKDEIGYRNLMHLGTAAWLDPSPGDLPHVTLARLDGRCAGLIALTGGPGGPLDRGFGAGRPEIAEQRLAVLERLFPDRLYLELQRHGLKPERATEPQLLDLGFRHGLPLVATNEAYFGFEADYEAHDALLCIAEGTVIGDSNRRRLSPDHRFKTRAEMMVAFADLPEALENTVEIALRCAYRPLTRKPILPRFGSATAAEDEAAELIRQAEAGLEQRLAAHGMAPGLGVETYKERLAFELSVIVKMRFPGYFLIVADFIQYAKAEGIPVGPGRGSGAGSLVAYALTITDLDPLRFGLLFERFLNPERVSMPDFDIDFCQDRRDEVIRYVRRRYGEDRVAQIITFGSFLARGVMRNVGRVLEMPLGQVDKLAKLVPQNPAAPVSLKQAIDSEPRLQEAVASDPRVKKMLKIAETLEGLYSNASTHAAGIVIGDRPLEELVPLYRDPKSDMPATQFNMKWVEPAGLVKFDFLGLKTLTVLSTCVKLLARRGITIELSQIPLADEKTYAMLGRGETVGVFQLESAGMRKALVEMHADRFEDIIALVALYRPGPMANIPTYCAVKAGEEDPDYIDAQLEPILKETFGVIIYQEQVMQIAQLLSGYSLGEADLLRRAMGKKIKAEMDAQRDRFVSGAIDRGLTKARADEIFDLLAKFADYGFNKSHAAAYALIAYQTAWFKANHPVEFLAASMTLDKSNTDKLAEFANEARRLGIKVAPPSVTRSGVDFDVEADSATGAVSIIYALSAIKGVGEGQATALVAARGMTPLADVGDLAQRLNPRELNKRMLEGLVAAGAFDALQPERARVFAGVEAMLALAHRRQEERAAGQTALFDSEKPDPLANVKPQSWSLAERLRREFDAVGFFLSGHPLDAYEKILAKLRVQRWSEFVRAVKQGASAGRLAATVLDRQERRTKAGTKMGIVQLSDQTGQFEAILFQEGLNQYRDLLEKGAAVLLGLQASIDGEDVRARITSVEPLDEAASRIQKGLRVFLRNDDPLGSLANHLKTKGDGEVSLILLTEAGEVEMLLPGKYQVGPQIAAALKAIPGIVSVEHV; encoded by the coding sequence ATGGACAGCGATCAGGCGGGGGTGGCTATCGCCGGCGCGGCAGCGGCTGCGGCTTCCCCTGGGAGCGCAGTGCTTGCCGGGTTCGAGCGCCTGCAGCGATCGGTGGGCTTCGTCCATCTGCATGTCCATAGTGCATTTTCCTTGCGGGAGGGTGCCTTGACGATCGCGCGGCTTGCCAAGCTGGCGGTGGCGGATTCGATGCCGGCGCTGGCGATCACCGACACCAACAGTCTGTTTGGGGCTTTGGAATTTTCCGAGAAGCTCGCGAAGGACGGCGTTCAGCCGATCATCGGGCTTCAGCTCACGGTCGATTTTGGCGACGGTGCGCAGCTTGCGCCGCGCGGCAACGAGAGCGGGGCGGGGTGGGCGCATCTCGTCCTGCTGGCCAAGGATGAGATCGGCTATCGCAATCTCATGCATCTCGGCACCGCCGCCTGGCTCGATCCTTCGCCGGGTGATCTGCCGCATGTGACTTTGGCGCGGCTCGATGGGCGCTGTGCCGGCTTGATCGCGCTCACCGGCGGCCCCGGCGGTCCGCTTGATCGCGGCTTTGGCGCCGGTCGTCCCGAGATTGCCGAACAGCGGCTTGCCGTTTTGGAGCGTCTGTTTCCCGATCGTCTCTATCTCGAGCTTCAACGGCATGGGCTCAAGCCGGAGCGCGCGACCGAGCCGCAGCTTCTCGATCTCGGATTTCGGCACGGGCTGCCGCTGGTCGCGACCAATGAGGCCTATTTCGGATTCGAAGCTGATTATGAGGCGCATGACGCGCTGCTCTGCATCGCCGAAGGCACGGTGATCGGCGACTCCAACCGCCGCCGGTTGTCGCCGGATCATCGTTTCAAGACACGCGCCGAGATGATGGTCGCCTTTGCCGATCTGCCCGAGGCGCTCGAAAATACGGTCGAGATCGCCTTGCGTTGTGCCTATCGGCCTTTGACCCGCAAGCCGATCCTGCCGCGCTTCGGCAGTGCCACTGCGGCCGAGGATGAGGCCGCTGAGCTGATCCGGCAGGCGGAGGCGGGGCTCGAGCAGCGGCTCGCGGCGCATGGGATGGCGCCCGGCTTGGGCGTCGAGACCTATAAGGAGCGGCTCGCCTTCGAGCTTTCCGTCATCGTAAAGATGCGCTTTCCCGGCTATTTTCTGATCGTCGCGGACTTCATTCAATATGCCAAGGCGGAGGGGATTCCGGTCGGGCCGGGCCGCGGCTCGGGCGCTGGCTCGCTCGTCGCATATGCCTTGACCATCACCGATCTCGATCCGTTGCGCTTCGGTCTGCTGTTCGAACGATTCCTCAATCCCGAACGCGTGTCGATGCCGGATTTCGACATCGATTTCTGCCAGGATCGGCGCGACGAGGTCATTCGCTATGTGCGCCGCCGCTATGGCGAGGACAGGGTGGCGCAGATCATCACCTTCGGCTCGTTTCTCGCCCGCGGCGTGATGCGCAATGTCGGCCGCGTCCTCGAAATGCCGCTCGGCCAGGTCGATAAATTGGCCAAGCTCGTGCCGCAGAATCCGGCGGCGCCGGTCAGTCTCAAACAGGCGATCGACAGTGAGCCGCGCCTGCAGGAAGCCGTTGCTTCCGACCCGCGTGTCAAAAAAATGCTGAAGATCGCCGAGACGCTAGAGGGGCTTTATTCCAATGCCTCGACGCATGCCGCCGGCATCGTTATCGGCGACCGGCCGCTCGAAGAGCTGGTGCCGCTCTATCGCGATCCGAAATCCGATATGCCGGCGACCCAGTTCAACATGAAATGGGTCGAGCCGGCGGGCCTCGTCAAATTCGACTTTCTCGGTCTCAAGACGCTGACCGTCTTGTCGACTTGCGTGAAGCTTCTGGCGCGGCGCGGCATTACGATCGAGCTTTCGCAGATCCCGCTCGCTGATGAAAAGACCTATGCGATGCTCGGGCGTGGCGAGACCGTCGGCGTGTTCCAGTTGGAAAGCGCGGGCATGCGCAAGGCGCTCGTCGAAATGCATGCCGACCGGTTCGAAGATATTATCGCGCTCGTCGCGCTTTATCGGCCGGGGCCGATGGCGAATATTCCGACCTATTGCGCGGTGAAGGCAGGCGAGGAGGACCCCGATTATATCGATGCGCAGCTCGAGCCGATCCTGAAGGAGACGTTCGGCGTCATCATCTATCAGGAACAGGTGATGCAGATCGCGCAGCTGCTCTCCGGTTATTCGCTCGGCGAGGCGGATCTTCTGCGCCGCGCCATGGGCAAGAAGATCAAGGCGGAGATGGATGCGCAGCGCGATCGCTTCGTCAGCGGTGCGATCGACCGCGGCCTGACCAAGGCCCGCGCCGACGAGATCTTCGATCTTCTCGCCAAATTCGCCGATTACGGCTTCAACAAGAGCCACGCCGCCGCCTACGCGCTGATCGCCTATCAGACCGCCTGGTTCAAGGCCAATCATCCGGTCGAATTTCTCGCCGCCTCGATGACGCTCGACAAATCGAACACCGATAAGCTCGCGGAATTCGCCAATGAAGCCAGGCGTCTCGGCATCAAGGTCGCGCCGCCTTCGGTCACGCGCTCGGGGGTCGATTTCGACGTCGAGGCCGATTCCGCGACCGGGGCCGTTTCGATCATCTATGCTTTGTCGGCGATCAAGGGCGTCGGCGAGGGCCAAGCGACCGCATTGGTTGCGGCGCGGGGCATGACGCCGCTCGCCGATGTCGGTGATCTGGCGCAGCGGCTGAATCCGCGCGAGCTCAATAAGCGGATGCTCGAAGGTCTTGTTGCGGCCGGCGCTTTCGATGCGCTGCAGCCGGAGCGCGCCCGCGTGTTTGCCGGCGTGGAGGCTATGCTCGCGCTGGCGCATCGTCGGCAGGAGGAACGCGCCGCCGGCCAGACGGCGCTGTTCGACAGCGAAAAGCCTGATCCGCTCGCTAATGTGAAGCCGCAAAGCTGGTCGCTCGCCGAGCGGCTACGGCGTGAATTCGATGCGGTCGGCTTCTTTCTCTCGGGTCATCCGCTCGATGCCTATGAGAAGATCCTCGCCAAGCTCCGCGTCCAGCGCTGGAGTGAATTCGTTCGCGCCGTGAAACAGGGGGCTTCAGCCGGAAGATTGGCCGCGACCGTGCTCGATCGGCAGGAACGGCGGACAAAAGCCGGCACGAAAATGGGCATCGTCCAATTGTCGGATCAAACCGGCCAGTTCGAAGCCATTTTGTTTCAGGAAGGGCTCAATCAATACCGCGATCTTCTGGAGAAGGGCGCGGCGGTGCTCTTAGGCCTGCAGGCCAGCATCGATGGCGAAGATGTGCGGGCGCGCATCACATCGGTCGAGCCTTTGGACGAGGCGGCGAGCCGGATTCAGAAAGGTCTGCGTGTCTTCCTGCGCAATGACGATCCGCTCGGCTCGCTCGCAAATCACCTCAAGACCAAGGGCGACGGCGAGGTCTCGCTGATCTTGTTGACGGAGGCGGGCGAAGTCGAGATGCTGCTGCCCGGCAAATATCAGGTCGGGCCGCAGATCGCCGCGGCGCTGAAGGCGATTCCGGGGATCGTGTCGGTCGAGCATGTGTGA
- a CDS encoding LysR substrate-binding domain-containing protein, giving the protein MNLRDLRYITALADFGHFGKAAEACHVSQPTLSGQILKLEDELGVPLFERSGRALRPTAAGAEILIHARRAIAAADEIVAIGKASRDPLAGPLHLGIIPTLCPYLMPFVFPRLTKDLPSMPLVLHEDLTERLIEGVSAGTLDAAIIASAPMSPALTSEILFDEAFWLALPANHKLAKKKTIATADIDPQTLLLLTDGHCLRDQALTLCGAPDLANGVSADMRAASLETLLQMAAAGYGMTLVPALALAQQKPLPKNLMIRKLKDPAMKRQIRLISRAKYPRGKALEALGRLVKEAGERCPEDEITTYPA; this is encoded by the coding sequence ATGAACCTGCGTGACCTTCGCTATATCACCGCGCTCGCGGACTTCGGCCATTTCGGCAAAGCGGCGGAGGCCTGCCATGTCAGCCAGCCGACACTCAGCGGCCAGATCCTCAAGCTCGAGGATGAACTTGGCGTGCCGCTGTTCGAGCGCTCAGGCCGTGCGCTGCGCCCGACCGCCGCCGGCGCCGAGATCCTCATCCATGCGCGGCGCGCCATCGCTGCCGCCGATGAGATCGTCGCGATCGGCAAGGCGAGCCGCGACCCGCTCGCCGGGCCGCTCCATCTCGGCATCATTCCGACGCTCTGCCCCTATCTAATGCCCTTCGTTTTTCCGCGCCTGACCAAGGATCTGCCGTCCATGCCGCTGGTCCTGCATGAGGATCTGACGGAGCGGCTGATCGAAGGCGTCAGCGCCGGCACACTCGATGCGGCAATCATCGCCTCTGCACCCATGTCGCCGGCTTTGACGAGCGAAATCCTGTTCGACGAGGCCTTTTGGCTGGCATTGCCCGCCAATCACAAACTCGCGAAGAAAAAGACGATTGCGACAGCCGATATCGATCCGCAGACGCTGCTGCTTTTGACCGATGGCCATTGCCTGCGCGACCAAGCGCTCACACTCTGCGGCGCGCCCGATCTCGCCAATGGCGTTTCGGCGGATATGCGCGCCGCGAGCTTGGAGACTTTGCTGCAAATGGCGGCCGCCGGCTATGGCATGACCCTGGTGCCGGCGCTCGCGCTCGCGCAGCAAAAGCCGCTGCCGAAAAATCTCATGATCCGCAAGCTCAAAGATCCCGCGATGAAACGGCAGATCCGGCTGATCTCACGCGCCAAATATCCGCGCGGCAAAGCGCTGGAGGCGCTGGGGAGATTGGTCAAGGAGGCTGGCGAGCGCTGCCCGGAAGACGAGATCACGACATATCCGGCATGA
- a CDS encoding catalase → MASDKLASDKLTTTGGAHVVDNQNSITAGPRGPVLLQDYQLLEKLAHQNRERIPERVVHAKGWGAFGTLTVTHDISRYTRAALFSEIGKKTDLLMRFSTVAGELGAADAERDVRGFAVKLYTEEGNWDLVGNNTPVFFVRDPLKFPDFIHTQKRHPKTNMRSPTAMWDFWSLSPESLHQVTILFSDRGLPVAPMYMNGYGSHTFSFWNRAGERFWVKFHFKTMQGHRHYTNAEATEVVGKSRESYQEELFGTIDRGVFPRWALKVQIMPELDAEKTTFNPFDLTKVWPHSDYPLIDVGTVELNRNAENYFTDIEQAAFSPSNVVPGIGFSPDKMLQARLFSYADAHRHRLGTHYEALPVNAPRCPVHHYHKDGAMRFFPNNPNSDAYYEPNSFGGPVQDPSVAEPPLKISGDAARYDHRKGNNDYSQARALFEMFDADQKARLFANIAASMGGVPSFIIERALGEFDKIHPDYGKGVHDALGAAAK, encoded by the coding sequence ATGGCTTCCGACAAATTGGCTTCCGACAAATTGACGACGACCGGCGGCGCGCATGTCGTGGACAATCAGAATTCGATCACGGCCGGGCCGCGCGGACCCGTCTTGCTGCAGGACTATCAGCTCCTCGAAAAACTGGCGCATCAAAACAGAGAGCGCATTCCCGAACGTGTCGTCCATGCGAAAGGCTGGGGCGCTTTCGGTACGCTGACCGTGACGCATGACATCTCGCGCTATACGCGGGCCGCGCTTTTCTCGGAAATCGGCAAGAAGACGGATCTCTTGATGCGTTTCTCGACGGTAGCGGGCGAGCTCGGCGCCGCCGACGCGGAGCGCGATGTGCGCGGCTTTGCGGTCAAGCTCTATACGGAGGAGGGGAATTGGGATCTCGTCGGCAATAATACGCCGGTCTTCTTCGTTCGCGATCCGCTCAAATTTCCCGATTTCATCCACACCCAAAAGCGCCATCCCAAGACCAATATGCGTTCGCCGACCGCGATGTGGGATTTCTGGTCGTTATCGCCGGAGAGCCTGCATCAGGTGACGATCCTGTTTTCGGATCGCGGCCTTCCCGTCGCGCCGATGTATATGAACGGCTATGGCTCGCATACGTTCTCGTTCTGGAACCGGGCCGGCGAAAGATTTTGGGTGAAGTTCCATTTCAAGACGATGCAGGGCCATCGTCATTACACCAATGCGGAAGCGACCGAAGTGGTCGGCAAATCGCGCGAGAGCTATCAGGAAGAGCTGTTCGGTACGATCGATCGCGGCGTCTTTCCGCGCTGGGCGCTGAAGGTCCAGATCATGCCGGAATTGGATGCCGAGAAGACCACCTTTAATCCGTTCGATCTGACCAAGGTCTGGCCGCATAGCGACTATCCGTTGATCGATGTCGGCACCGTCGAATTGAACCGCAACGCGGAGAATTATTTCACCGACATCGAGCAGGCGGCTTTCTCGCCGTCGAATGTCGTGCCGGGCATCGGCTTTTCGCCGGACAAGATGTTGCAGGCGCGGCTCTTCTCTTATGCCGATGCACATCGCCATAGGCTCGGCACGCATTATGAGGCTTTGCCGGTCAATGCGCCGCGCTGCCCCGTCCATCACTATCATAAGGACGGCGCCATGCGCTTCTTCCCGAATAATCCCAATTCGGATGCCTATTACGAGCCGAATTCCTTCGGCGGGCCGGTGCAGGATCCTTCCGTCGCGGAGCCACCGCTCAAAATCTCTGGCGACGCGGCGCGCTATGATCATCGCAAAGGCAATAATGATTACAGCCAGGCGCGCGCGCTTTTTGAGATGTTCGATGCCGACCAGAAGGCAAGGCTCTTCGCCAATATTGCCGCTTCCATGGGCGGCGTGCCGAGCTTCATCATCGAGCGGGCACTCGGCGAATTCGACAAAATCCATCCCGATTACGGGAAGGGCGTCCATGACGCCCTTGGCGCAGCGGCGAAATAG